AGGGACTGGTCGAGGTGGTGGTGCTGACCGTGCTGCTGGATGCGCGCGTCATCAGCACCACGGCATTCTCGGGGCTGCTGCTGATGGCGCTGGCCAGTACGCTGCTGGCGCGTCCGCTGACCTTGCTGGTGACACATGGCCGCTTGCGCTGAGCGGCTGCGGGTCGCGATTCAGAACACGTGCTTGATGCCCAGCATCGAACCGAACTGCGTACCGCCCACATTGGGCGAGCCACCCGTCGCCGCGCTGCTGACCGACAGCGCCAGTTGCCCGCCGTTGCCGATATAGCCCGCGGTGGCGTACACCGAAGTCCGCTTCGAGAAGGCATAGCTGGCGCGCACCGCGCCGAGCCACGCCTTGTTGGGGCTGTTGCGGTATTTCAGGTAGAACAGCTCGCCGGCCAGGTTCAGCGCCGGCGTGATGTCGTAGGCCACGCCGCCGTAGAACAGGTTGCTGCGTGGCGCCGCCAGCGCTTCGTTGCGGCGGCCGACCCAGCCCAGCCCCGCCTTGGCATTGCCCAGCAGCATGTAGCCGCCAAGCGCCAGGCGGTCATCCTTGAGCGCGCTGGAGGTCAGCCCGCCGAACGCGCCGGGCCCGCCGCGCTGCGAATCGTAGACGCCGGACACGCCCCACCAGTTGGTCTCGTACATCAGCATGGCCGACCATTCGCGGCAGGCGCGGCTGTCGGCGGGGTTCTCGCCGGCGCAGTTGGTGCCCGAGGGACTGGGGCCGGCGTTGACGGTGTCGCGCCCGAGGCTGTAGGTCGCCCCCACCGTCAGGCCGCCGAACTTGCCCTTGTAGGCGACCGCGTTGTCGGCGCGCGCATTGGGGAAGTAGCTGTCGAGCGAGCCGGAACCGTAGGCGTTGGGGCCGAGGATGTCGGTATCGAGCATGGCCCAGAACAGCATGGTGTACTGGCGCCCGAAGCTGACCTGTCCCCACTGGTTCTGCAATCCGACCCATGCCTGCCGCCCGAACAGCCGGCCGCCCTGGTTGGCGCTGCCGGAGTCGGCGCCAAAGCCCGATTCGAGCACGAAGTTCGCCTTCAGCCCGCCGCCGAGGTCTTCGGTGCCGCGCAGGCCCCAGCGCGACGGCACCGTGCCGCTCAGGTTGGGCATGCGCACCACGGTGTCGCCGCCGCCGACGTGGTTCAGGAACTCCACGCCGGTATCCACCAGCCCGTACAACGTCACTGACTGCGCCGCGGCCAGCGCGGGCACGGCGCACAGCGCGGCCAACGCCGATCGCACGACGGGTCGTTTTGCTCTCATCCCTCTCCTCCTGTTGTTGTTATCAATAGGCCCGCCATGCGGCGGGCAGCCGGCTCAATCGATGTAGCGCAAGCCGGCACGCGCCAGCGGCTCGCGCAATCCGTACATGTCCAGGCCCAGCTCGCCCGCGGCAAAGCGGGCGCGCTTGGCTTCCTCGTTGGCGCTGCGCGCGTCGGCAGCGTCGGCCACGGCGGCGGCCAGCGCCTTGGGCACGATCACCACGCCGTCGTCGTCGGCGATCACCACGTCGCCGGGATCCACCAGCGCGCCGGCGCAGACCACCGGCACATTGACCGAGCCGATGGTGGCGCGCGCACAGCCTTTGGCGTGGATGGCGCGGCTGAAGACGGGAAAGCCCATTTCCTTGAGGTCGCGCGCATCGCGCACGCCGCCGTCGATAACAAGGCCCTTTGCGCCCTGGGCGCGATAAGAGGTCGCGAGCAGGTCGCCGAAGAAGCCGTCGGTGCTGTCGGCGGTGCAGGCGGCCACCACCACGTCTCCCGGCTGGATCATCTCGGCGGCCACGTGCAGCATCCAGTTGTCGCCGGGCTGCAGCAGCACGGTGACGGCAGGGCCGCAGGTGGCCGCACCGGCGTACACCGGACGCATATAGGGCTTCATCAGGCCGATACGGCCCATCGCCTCATGCACGGTGGCGACGCCGAAACGCGACAGGCGCGCCACCACCTCGGGATCGGCGCGTTCGATGCGGCGGTGCACGACGCCGATCTGGTTCTGGATGGGTTGCATGGCGGATTCCTTTCTCGTCGGATGGCGTGGATTACAACCCGCGCACCTTGAGTTGCGCGTCCAGCCGCGGATAGACGCGGCGCGCGTTGCCCTCGAAGATCTTGTGGCGCTGTTCGTCATTCAGGTTTGCCGTGGCGTCGACATAGCGCCTGGTGTCGTCGTAGTAGTGGCCGCTGCGCGGATCGATGCCGCGTACCGCGCCGATCATTTCGGAGGCAAACAGGATGTTGTCGACCGGGATCACCTCGGTCAGCAGGTCGATGCCCGGCTGGTGATAGACGCAGGTGTCGAAGAACACGTTGTGCAGCACATGCTCTTCCAGCGGCGGCACCTTCATTTCCTGCGCAAGGCCGCGGAAGCGGCCCCAGTGGTAGGGCACCGCACCGCCGCCGTGGGGGATCACGAACTTCAGCCTGGGGAAACGCTGGAACAGGTCGCTGGCCAGGCACTGCATGAAGGCCGTGGTGTCGGCATTCAGGTAGTGGGCGCCGGTCGTGTGGAAGCACGCGTTGCAACTCGTACTCACGTGGATCATGGCCGGCACGTCGTACTCGACCATCATCTCGTAGACCGGGAACCAGTATTCGTCCGACAGCGGCGGCGAGGTCCAGTGGCCGCCCGACGGGTCGGGATTCAGGTTCACACCCACGAAGTTGTATTCGGTG
This genomic window from Cupriavidus sp. P-10 contains:
- a CDS encoding porin → MRAKRPVVRSALAALCAVPALAAAQSVTLYGLVDTGVEFLNHVGGGDTVVRMPNLSGTVPSRWGLRGTEDLGGGLKANFVLESGFGADSGSANQGGRLFGRQAWVGLQNQWGQVSFGRQYTMLFWAMLDTDILGPNAYGSGSLDSYFPNARADNAVAYKGKFGGLTVGATYSLGRDTVNAGPSPSGTNCAGENPADSRACREWSAMLMYETNWWGVSGVYDSQRGGPGAFGGLTSSALKDDRLALGGYMLLGNAKAGLGWVGRRNEALAAPRSNLFYGGVAYDITPALNLAGELFYLKYRNSPNKAWLGAVRASYAFSKRTSVYATAGYIGNGGQLALSVSSAATGGSPNVGGTQFGSMLGIKHVF
- the ligK gene encoding 4-carboxy-4-hydroxy-2-oxoadipate aldolase/oxaloacetate decarboxylase: MQPIQNQIGVVHRRIERADPEVVARLSRFGVATVHEAMGRIGLMKPYMRPVYAGAATCGPAVTVLLQPGDNWMLHVAAEMIQPGDVVVAACTADSTDGFFGDLLATSYRAQGAKGLVIDGGVRDARDLKEMGFPVFSRAIHAKGCARATIGSVNVPVVCAGALVDPGDVVIADDDGVVIVPKALAAAVADAADARSANEEAKRARFAAGELGLDMYGLREPLARAGLRYID
- a CDS encoding amidohydrolase family protein, whose product is MIIDCHGHFTTAPKALEDWRKQQVANLATPELGPRPSDLRISDDELREAIAGNQLRLMQERGSDLTIFSPRASFMAHHIGDLETSATWAAICNELCARVAQLFPDNFVGAAMLPQSPGADVSTCLPELKRCITEYNFVGVNLNPDPSGGHWTSPPLSDEYWFPVYEMMVEYDVPAMIHVSTSCNACFHTTGAHYLNADTTAFMQCLASDLFQRFPRLKFVIPHGGGAVPYHWGRFRGLAQEMKVPPLEEHVLHNVFFDTCVYHQPGIDLLTEVIPVDNILFASEMIGAVRGIDPRSGHYYDDTRRYVDATANLNDEQRHKIFEGNARRVYPRLDAQLKVRGL